The following proteins are co-located in the Oryzias melastigma strain HK-1 linkage group LG8, ASM292280v2, whole genome shotgun sequence genome:
- the LOC112146250 gene encoding uncharacterized protein LOC112146250 — MRFLYRFAQGLRLRQVDMINDDISGSSATLSKMAQKLRDVCTTSMDRYQQASGQYIGGRQEFVTVDESHFRHKRKYGRGRMAGGWKRKKWVFGMLGVDRRGRRHAKPILRLVERRRRRDLVPLIAHHVKVGSTIISDEWRAYSNALPQLGYTHFTVNHSVSYVDAQTGAHTQHIERAWRTVKENVWRLRGNRTEELLIDHLRVIEWHEWLGRPHRKGPLGRIIHDIGVMYRH; from the exons ATGCGCTTTCTGTACAG GTTTGCACAAGGGTTGCGCCTACGTCAAGTGGACATGATAAATGACGACATTTCTGGGAGCTCAGCAACCTTGTCCAAGATGGCCCAAAAACTGCGAGATGTGTGCACAACTTCCATGGACAGATATCAGCAAGCAAGTGGCCAGTACATTGGGGGGCGGCAGGAGTTTGTCACAGTTGATGAGAGCCATTTCAGACACAAAAGAAAG TATGGACGAGGACGAATGGCTGGTGGATGGAAAAGGAAGAAGTGGGTGTTTGGGATGCTAGGTGTTGACCGGAGGGGGAGAAGACATGCAAAACCTATTCTTCGCTTAGTTgagagaaggagaaggagagacCTGGTACCACTTATAGCTCATCATGTTAAAGTGGGGTCTACAATAATCAGTGATGAATGGCGGGCTTATAGCAATGCTCTACCTCAGCTAGGTTACACCCATTTCACTGTAAATCACAGTGTGTCATATGTTGATGCCCAAACAGGCGCACACACTCAACACATAGAGAGGGCCTGGAGAACAGTCAAGGAAAATGTGTGGAGACTCAGGGGGAATCGTACAGAAGAGTTACTCATAGACCATCTCAGAGTTATTGAATGGCATGAGTGGCTTGGCCGTCCGCATCGCAAAGGCCCGTTAGGACGGATTATACATGACATTGGGGTGATGTATAGACATTAA